The nucleotide window TTTCAGGGCCGTCTTGTATACATCACCGCTGAAATAGAGCTGTTGCATTAAGTCGACCATTTTGGTGTAGCCGTGATGGTCTTTATAGGTACAGTAAGTCTCCTTTGCTCTATCTAATAACGAGGGGCTGTGTCTGGAGGTTACGTTCGTAGAGAAGTCTATTGCTTCAAACATGAAGGCAACAACGACATTGTTATACATTATGTCAGCTAACGCGTAAGCCATATTCCTGAGGTCTATATATCCCTCACTCGGGTAGACACCCTTGGCCATCTCTAGTGTTTCAATAGATACTAAAGCGTGAGTCGCACCGCAGACCCCGCATATCTTTTCGGTAAGGTTAGGGGCCAGGTCTATCTTCTTGTTTTTCAGCAGTATCTCAAAGCCCCTGAACATCGTAATCTCGACGTTGGCGTCGCTATAGACATTACCGTCAACTTTTACATCTACACCTAAATGGCCCTCGATCCTCGTAATAGGTTCCAATTTCAAGGCTTTCCACCTGCGAGGGCTTGGTAGATCATGGCTATCATCATTTTATCTGAAGCCGGACAGCCCGGGACTTCATAGACGGGTTTTCCTAAGAACTCCCTAACCCCCATGTACCCCAACTCCCTTATTATACCTCCGTTTACTGCACATGAGCCTACGGCTATAATTGCTTTAGCCTTTTGGCTGAGCCTCATGATGAGCTCATTACACGTCATATCCCCTACGTAACATAACCTTTCGTCTTTAGGTATCGCACCTTCAATTACCAGGATAAAGTCCTCTTGTGATAGAACGTCCTTGAGGTACTCTAGCCCGCTTTTTTCGGCACACATTAGGGAGAATATCTTAAATGGCGAAGACTGGAAGAACATTTCGTCTAGTGCCTTACAACCGGACTTTAAGATCGATACGCTCTCACCTGAGCAGGATTGCGCCTCTATCCAGACTACATTGCTTTTCAATACTTTTTCTAAGACTTCACAATAGTCCATAGAAAATTATCACTTTTCAGGTATTTAAACATTTAAGGTTAGATAAAAATCTAATAGTTAAACATGGATTTATTTCAAGTTCCATTAAGAACTGTCTATCGGTTACCGAGTTTCTCGCCGTGAGGGCTATAAAAATCCTATCAAATAGAGTAGGGCTCAGTTATATCAGGTGGGTCGCTGAGGCACTCGTTGCAAACTGAAATTTTTCCCTCGAACTAGTACAATTCGTGGACAAATAATTATGCAAAATCACCCGGGTGAAGTAAATTATAAACCCGTCACCTTACACTTTTATACGTACTATGCACCAATATTGTTTTGTGCATACTATACAGATAGAGTCCACAAAATACCTATGAATCGCCCTATCAGATACTACAAGGTAGTTTTATCGTAAAATAAAAATTATTTATTTTTTAGTTGGAAATACTATAATATCATTAAAATGATATTTTAGAACACAATATTTAATAAGGCTGGTGGTGATATTAAGTTTGTAACCCCTATGAGTGATCCTAAGAGTGTAATTACTAGACTACACGGTGCAGGAGGCTCTTATATGCATAACCTTATAAAAGAGTACTTTCTCCCGCTCTACGACGGTTACGGAGAGATAGGGCTAGATGTACTTGATGACGGTGCAGTAGTTAACGGTGTGGTCTTCACAACTGACTCGTTTACCGTAAGACCGTTGTTTTTCAAAGGGGGCGACATCGGTAAGTTAGCTGTAAGCGGGACAGTTAACGATATTGCTATGATGGGGGGAGACCCAGTAGCCTTGAGCTTAGCTGTTGTAATTGAAGAAGGCTTCAGCAAAGTTGACCTTGCAAAGATCTCGGAGAGTATTAAGAAAACGGCAGAAGAGGCAGGAGTCCACATAGTGACCGGGGACACTAAAGTAATGGAAAAAGGTGCATTAGATAAGATGATAATTAATACAAGCGGTATAGGAGTTTCTTCAGATGCCCTAAAGTACAACTTTTCAGTCCTCAGGAAGACTAGAGAAGTCAAACACGAATGGTTAGTCCCGATGAATTTGAGGGACGGAGACAAGATAATCGTCTCGGGAAATATAGGAGACCACGCCATTGCAATCCTCTCGTCCAGAGAGGGAATAGAGTTCGAAATAAGTGTCGAATCCGACGTAGCACCGTTGAACAAAATGATGAAAGCAGTATTAGAAGTAGGAGGGATAGCTGACGCTAAAGACCCTACCAGAGGGGGTCTGGCAGACCTATTGAACGACTGGAGTGAAAAGTCCGGTCTGGGAATATACATTAGGGAAAACGATATACCGGTCAGAGAAGACGTAAGAAATGCAGTAGAGTTTCTAGGTTTAGACCTGATGGAACTGGGAAATGAAGGAAAAGCAGTCCTCGCAGTATCACCCGAGATGGTCAGGGACATATTAGACACGTTACATAAAACACCGTGGGGAAAGGACGCAGAGGTAATAGGTGAAGTGAGGAAGGATATTCAAGGTGTGATCCTAGAGACTGTGGTCGGAGGGAAGAGGCTTGTGACAAGACCAGTAGGTGACCCCGTCCCGAGGATCTGTTAGGTGAGGGTCATGGCTAGGCTCGTGTGTTTAAATTGTGGGCACGAAGAAAGGGTTCCCATGCACTGCGGTAGGGAGATGGTATACGTGTTGAAAGGGAACTTCAGGAAATACGAATATTTGAGGTGCCAGGTTTGCGGGTATGAGGTAACAGTACCCTTACACTGTTCGATCCCGATGCTTTACACTGATGAGGACTACTTACCCATTTCAGCACTAAGCAAAAGTGAGATAGAAGAAATGAAAAAAATTTACGGTGGTTAAAATGTGTGTAGCTTACCCCGGGAAAGTAATCGAAATAAGCGGAGAGTTCGCAAAGGTAGACTTCGGAGGTACTGTGAAAGACAACGTATTGATCTCGTTAGTAAACGCCAAGGTAGGCGACTATGTCTTAGTCCACGCAGGATATGCAATTCAGGTAGTTGATGAAGAAGAGGCTAAGAAGACTATTGAAATGTGGGAAGAAATGACTAAAGAAATGGATGAAGAACAGAGGAAAAGGGACTTATATGAGGCAATAGGTGGTAAAGATGAGTAACCAAAGTGAAAATAAAGGAAAAGAAAAGGAGAGATTACCTCAGATACTAAAGTATTACAGAAACCCCACTCTAGCTAAAGCTGTAGTAGAGAAGATAAATGACGTCGCCAGAAAAATCCAAGAGGATATTGCCATAATGCACGTATGTGGCTCCCACGAGTGGACAATCACGCATTACGGTATAAGGGCTCTCCTGCCGGATAACGTACAAGTAAGGGCTGGACCAGGTTGCCCCGTCTGCATAACTCCCGCTACTGATATTGACGACGCTGTCAAACTGGCATTGGACGGGGTAGTCGTTACTACTTACGGTGATATGAGCAGGAGTAAAGGGACTAAAATGAGCCTCCAAGACGCAAAAGCACTCGGTGCAGATGTAAGAGTCATTTACGGAGTCCAAGACGCTGTAGCAATGGCGAGAAAAGAGCCGGACAAGGACTTCCTGTTTTTTGCTGTAGGTATGGACACTACTGCCCCGGCTACCGCTTTCGAGATCCTTAGAGGCGTCCCCAGAAATTTGAGCTTTCTTGTATCTTACAGATATACGCCCTCAATCCAGGGCTCCGTCATGGAGTCTAACGTGCTCGGTATTGATGCCTTTATGTCGGCAGGACATTCGGCAACTATAACGGGGATGAAACCCTATTACGAGTACTTCCTGAGGACTAAAAAACCAGTAGTGTTTTCCGGGTTCGAACCTATAGACGTGCTATTATCCATTTACATGCTATTACGGCAAATACATGAGGGGAAGCCCATGTTAGAAAACGAATACACAAGGGCTGTTACGTGGGAGGGAAATGTTAAGGCCCAGGAGGTCATGGATAGGGTATTTGACCTCGAGGACGGGTATGTGAGGGGAGTCGCTGTTTTTCCTAAAGCGGGGTTTAAGATAAAAGACGAATTTAAGGACGTTGACGCCAGAGAGAAATACGGGCTGAGGAAAGGTATTTCAACTAAAGACGAGTATGTAGCAGGCGCTAGGTGTGGAGAGGTGGTTATGGGACTGATTGACCCGCCCGAATGTCCACTCTATATGAAGACTTGTACACCTGAAGACCCTAAAGGCTCTCCCATGGTGTCCCAGGAGGGGACGTGTTGGATATGGGCCCACCACAAGATCGTTAATTACGTCCCTAGGTGTAAGAGGTGATAAGTACGGTATACATGATCGGTAATACCTATTGTAAGCTCTGCCAGTCTGACGAAGGACAGCTTAAAAAAGAGCTAGTGAAGAGTGTAAGGGCTTTCTATTATAAAGGGCTGATCACCAATGCAGGGGGGAACCAGAGTGCCAGGCTGCCGGGAAGTAATAAGGTCTGGATCACTCCTTCAGGTTATCCCAGGATGAGCTTAACGGAGGATGACCTCATAGCGGTAGACTTAGACGGTAATGTAATCGAAGGGGACCTGAAACCGTCAATAGAGACTTTTGCTCATTTGGAAGTATACAAAAGGAGGCCTGACGTAAATTCAGTTATCCACGCCCACGTCCCTTACGTTATGGGGGCTTCTATCTCAGGCTACTTGGAAGTTACTCACGGAGAGGCTGCAGCAATACTAGGTGAGGTAAAGATAGTACCTTACGCCCACCCCGGGACGAAAGAGTTGGCTAAATATATAGGAGACGCGTTCCAAGGGGAGGGCATGAAAGTACCTAGAGTAGTGATAACTCAAAACCACGGGGCGTTTTCCGCCGGTGCGTGTATCCACGAAGCGAGGGCTTTCATAGAGATCCTTGACGAGTGGGCTAGGTTCAACGTAGCAGCAAAGGCCCTTGGGGGTATAAGGCATAAGTTGAGTTTAATAGACCTGAGGAAGCCTGGGGCCGGGTATATTAGGGCGGTGAAGTTCGGTGGGAGAAGCGGGTCTAAGTGAGGTCGTAGAGCCTGAAACCGGGGTCTCAGTCGTAGAACTGGGACTCGTAAGAGAAGGGGAGGACGGAATTATATACTACAGACCTATATCGCCATACACTCCCCCGATACTTGTTATTGCTTTAGGCGTAGAGCTAGTTATACGCACTGGGAGGAGGGTAAAGGTCGAAGATTATTACCTCGAAGAAGAAATTAACATGAGGTTAGATATGCTCTATGAGTCAATTAGCGGTCAAACTACTTGAAATGGCTGAAATAGAGAAAGACCTTGTAGTAAAACTTTCAGCCCTTTTAGAATGTGTGGAAGACCTAGTAGAGGTAGACGATAGTAGCCCAGACTTTAAGAAGAGGGCTTTAGAGGAGATAAGAAAGGATAAAGAGCTCTATGAAGTGTATGAGGAGATTATTGACGCCATGTTCGAGCTAGTAATTAACGGTTCCTCCCCTGATATTGATAAAATAATCCTAGACGTTAAGAAGAGAATGGTAAAAGCGGGGAAGTAGATGATGAAGCCAAAACGACTTTTCCACGCACCGTCTTACGCTATTTTTTCACAAAAGTAATTGTGAGAGTGAAGTATATACTAATGCTTATTCCTCGCTGTCTTGTTTTGATAAAATATCTAGGATAGCATTTATGAAAAATCGTGACAGTTAGACATTAAACCCTTAACACTTTCCTTAAATACTTATCATGTTAAAATGCTTTAGACCCCAAAAGCCCTAAACCGGAAAGACGTAGTAATACTATACATCTAATTAGTAAAAACATGACGACGTAATGGTTTTACGTAAAACGCTAATTTGGGGAGTCCTGAAACTAATTTATCCCAGACCCTAATTAATATTTGCATTCTATATTTAATAGTTAAAACCTCACTACGCTAAGGCAAATGGAATTCACAAAAGACACCTGGATGGCTTTAGAGCTTTAAGCTTAACACAAGCTTTAAATAAAATTAACTGGTTTAAGATACAAAAAAATTTTATCTTCTTAAGACTAAAACTACTCCAACTGCTACTATTACAGCTATTCCTACTATAATACCGATATATAGTATGGGTGTGCCAGAGGTGGTAGGAGGTGCAGGAGTTGTAGACATAGGGGTCTTTACGGCTGTACTCGTATTCGACATGGTCGAGGTCGCGGTGACCGGTTGGGGGAAGTTTACCTCGTAGACTGTGACCTGAGTCTCGCCGCTAGGAAGAGAGACCCCGATGCTCATGGTGTTGGTAATGCTCAAGTTAGAATAGGCTTTGACTACATAATATGCGTAAGGGTTTATCGGTGTTATGGCTACGTCCGGTTCAGATAGTCCGCTGTATAATGAGGGGACACCTACTTGCCCTATACTAACGCTACCCCTTACAGTTCCGTTATTATTAAGGAATGCCAGTGTGAACTGATTACTTTCATTTAATAGTATTACGTTGTCCTCAGTAATATCGCTACTGGTCACGTTTCCGCTCAAGACGTAGCTCGTAATACCGCCTGCGTATACGTCCGTAACGTTAGTACCTCCCAGTGTAGGGTTAGCTACTAAGAAGTACTCCCCTTGGTTGTAGTAAAAGTTAGTCAAGAGCGTAGTCCTGTTCATCGTAAAGCTACCCGGGCCCGGTAGAGTTACTTCCTTAACTTGCGTGACCAACGGTATTTTTCCCACTAATGTTAGGCCGTTACCGTTATACTTTTCTACGGTTACTTCATGGCTGCCGAATATACTGACGTATAACTGACCGCCTAAGTTCTGTAAGGCTATATATGGTGACGTATTGGTCAAACTTATACTAGACGTTATCTCACCGTTAGACAAGTCTATCCCTACTATTGTGGAATTTGTGGTCGGGTACTGTGAGGCTTGCCCGTAAAACGCGGTCTCTGCAAAAGGAGTACTGTTTACCATGAAGAGCTGGTCTCCGACCACAGTAGCCACACTTTCAGTAATTATGGTTGACACTTTAGTCGATTCGGGGAGGTCGTACGGTATAAAGCCGTTAAAGAAGTGGTACTCCTCAGTCCATACTATTTTACCGTCGTTGTTGAATAACGTGATGTTAATAGGTATACTTTGAGGCACTTGACCTAAGGGCTGTCCAGTAACTAAATCGGAGTCGTTTTCCATCACAAGGAGGACGCCGCTGGGTAACTGGAGTTCCATTTGAGGTAACAGGTTTGTTACAGTGATATTAGCGTTGTTTAACATTATGGTAAAGTTGGAGGATAAACTTACCTCCGTAAGGTTAGTCGACGGGTTTTTGAAAGAGGATAAACTTATTTTCGCGAGCTGTAACGCAGAAACGTTTATAAGAGGGCTCTGGGCCTCTTTTCCCCCTGCGAGTAAGCCGTTTAGGGTGAAAGTGTTGACCAGCCTCAGACCGCTGAAGACGTATACATAAGACTCATACTTGTAACTTCCTACACCAGAAGGTGTTGATGGGGGAGTAAAGGTATCTACTACCACATAGAGGTCTCCGTCTTTGGTAAAAGTGAAAACACCTGATATACCGCTCAATATAGACTTATACAGTAATGCTTTAGTAGTACTGTTAACGTAATATATGTATAATGTGGAAGACTCTTGCTGGTTAGGGCTGATAAAGGAAAAGTTAACATAACTCAGTGCTATTACCAAGCCGTGATCATATGGCGTTACGCTGTCTATAGTCAACGTAGGTATGTTAACTGTTAAAGAACCTACTTGCCTCACCTGCGGAGCTGGCTGTGCTGTCATAACCACAGTTAAAAAGAGGAGGGAAAAGAGCAGTAGAGTTAGAAAGGAAGTTTTTCTCATTGAAAAAGTATCATTACGTCCATTTATAAATCCTTTCCAAATAATTATTTAATGGATTCATTGAATCTGTCTCATAATGACTGACCAAGCATTCCCGGACACGTGACGCTCTGAAGGGTGAAGCCCCCTTTATCGCCTAACTAACTTGCTCGGGAGTAGCCCTAGTCGATGACCCTTCGCATAATGAGGCCTGTGATTGTGATGTAACGTTTTAGGTAAAATCCTTGCGTCGATATGTTTTTACTAATTAGGTTTTGAGTTATTATATACTTTACGATCAGGAATAGAAGAGGAGGTCTTAAATGCCAAGATTTAAGTATAAGTATTTACGTAAATATTTAGGGTAATACTCAAACGCCGCGATTTCCTCAATAACCGCTACTCTGTTTAAACGAAATTATTATACCTCACATATTCATAGTTTAACAATACTCTTCTATTTCGACTACATTTAACTTAATTTATTCTATGGAAGAGTATTTTATTACATAGGTGTTCTTAAACATCTTAATTTAAGAAATAATCAAGTTGCTAAGAAGTAGGGAATGGATAAGGCTTCACGGAAAATCTCTGTAAGGAGGTAGATGCTTAAGACGTTCGCCAGACTATATCGTAAGTTATTAACTCCATACACAATATTGAGTATTCCCCTTACTATTCTGTCCTTATCACCTTACTTCTCTTTGTTAAAGTACATTAAGTATTGGCTATAAGTTCTAATACACGATTTAATCTTAGGAATGGCTTTCTAGAATATTCTCTATATTTTACCATTAAGTGTACCAGGAGTTCATCTAAGTTATTAAAAAGTTCCGGACCTAATCTAAAATTTCTAAAACTTTTATTTAATTTATCATAGAGTTCTTTAGCATCAGTAACGTCTTTTTGAGTTAGAATGCGTCCACTAACCCCGGTTTCATTAATTTTTTCTAAAAATTTTATCATGTCTTCTTCTATCTCGTGTGACGAGAACCTATCATTATTTAAATCACCATTATAAGTAATGACGAGAACCTTATAGTAGTCATGAGATATGTAAACCCCGCTAATATCCTCCTTAATGTTATCCCCTAATGTACTCCTAAAATTCTCGTATTTACGCTGGTTATCGATATCCCCTATAAAAACTATTGTCTTAGCTTGTTTGTAAATCCTATTCTCTATTAGCTTAAACTTATTATATATTATGTTCCAATTATCTATACCAGTTATTCCTAAGTATGAAGTTTTTGTAAACGCTAAAGTTTTACTGCAATTTAGTACAATAGCAGACATAGTTAATATTACTCTAAAATCCATCTCGCCATCCAGAATGAAGATTAAAGCATTGATCTTCTCATTAGAGTCTTTAGATTCCCAGATTTCAATTCTATACTTATTGAGTTGTCTTTTCACTCTGTTGAAGTCATTAGATAAGTCAAGGGTTAACAGTTTTACTTTT belongs to Stygiolobus caldivivus and includes:
- a CDS encoding class II aldolase/adducin family protein, translated to MISTVYMIGNTYCKLCQSDEGQLKKELVKSVRAFYYKGLITNAGGNQSARLPGSNKVWITPSGYPRMSLTEDDLIAVDLDGNVIEGDLKPSIETFAHLEVYKRRPDVNSVIHAHVPYVMGASISGYLEVTHGEAAAILGEVKIVPYAHPGTKELAKYIGDAFQGEGMKVPRVVITQNHGAFSAGACIHEARAFIEILDEWARFNVAAKALGGIRHKLSLIDLRKPGAGYIRAVKFGGRSGSK
- a CDS encoding HypC/HybG/HupF family hydrogenase formation chaperone, translated to MCVAYPGKVIEISGEFAKVDFGGTVKDNVLISLVNAKVGDYVLVHAGYAIQVVDEEEAKKTIEMWEEMTKEMDEEQRKRDLYEAIGGKDE
- the hypD gene encoding hydrogenase formation protein HypD, translating into MSNQSENKGKEKERLPQILKYYRNPTLAKAVVEKINDVARKIQEDIAIMHVCGSHEWTITHYGIRALLPDNVQVRAGPGCPVCITPATDIDDAVKLALDGVVVTTYGDMSRSKGTKMSLQDAKALGADVRVIYGVQDAVAMARKEPDKDFLFFAVGMDTTAPATAFEILRGVPRNLSFLVSYRYTPSIQGSVMESNVLGIDAFMSAGHSATITGMKPYYEYFLRTKKPVVFSGFEPIDVLLSIYMLLRQIHEGKPMLENEYTRAVTWEGNVKAQEVMDRVFDLEDGYVRGVAVFPKAGFKIKDEFKDVDAREKYGLRKGISTKDEYVAGARCGEVVMGLIDPPECPLYMKTCTPEDPKGSPMVSQEGTCWIWAHHKIVNYVPRCKR
- a CDS encoding Ni,Fe-hydrogenase I small subunit; its protein translation is MDYCEVLEKVLKSNVVWIEAQSCSGESVSILKSGCKALDEMFFQSSPFKIFSLMCAEKSGLEYLKDVLSQEDFILVIEGAIPKDERLCYVGDMTCNELIMRLSQKAKAIIAVGSCAVNGGIIRELGYMGVREFLGKPVYEVPGCPASDKMMIAMIYQALAGGKP
- the hypE gene encoding hydrogenase expression/formation protein HypE, with the translated sequence MSDPKSVITRLHGAGGSYMHNLIKEYFLPLYDGYGEIGLDVLDDGAVVNGVVFTTDSFTVRPLFFKGGDIGKLAVSGTVNDIAMMGGDPVALSLAVVIEEGFSKVDLAKISESIKKTAEEAGVHIVTGDTKVMEKGALDKMIINTSGIGVSSDALKYNFSVLRKTREVKHEWLVPMNLRDGDKIIVSGNIGDHAIAILSSREGIEFEISVESDVAPLNKMMKAVLEVGGIADAKDPTRGGLADLLNDWSEKSGLGIYIRENDIPVREDVRNAVEFLGLDLMELGNEGKAVLAVSPEMVRDILDTLHKTPWGKDAEVIGEVRKDIQGVILETVVGGKRLVTRPVGDPVPRIC